A window of the Streptomyces luomodiensis genome harbors these coding sequences:
- a CDS encoding GlxA family transcriptional regulator: MHKVAVLALDGVRAFEMVIPTRVLGAANAPDGSPLYAVRVCSLDARPVTSDAGFSIAIEHGTEILRDADTVVVAPTLAMRDRGREGVPVDVLPLLTGLRPGTRVVGLCAAAFALAAAGLLDGRPATTHWREAEDFRLSFPDVRLDRDVLFVDDGDVLTSAGVAAGIDLCLHLIRRDHGASVANDVARACVVPPWREGGQAQYVRALVPTDDGASTAAAREWALTQLHRPLTLGELARHAGMSVRTFNRRFRMETGTTPGQWITLQRVDRARALLETTTLTIEHIAATTGFGSARSLREHLAHILGVSPSAYRRTFASRAPADRGLPGRPPSRGVW, translated from the coding sequence GGCTCTCCGCTGTACGCGGTGCGGGTGTGCTCGCTCGACGCCCGGCCCGTGACCAGCGACGCGGGCTTCTCGATCGCCATCGAGCACGGCACCGAGATCCTGCGCGACGCGGACACCGTCGTCGTCGCTCCCACCCTCGCCATGCGGGACCGGGGCCGCGAGGGGGTCCCCGTCGACGTGCTGCCCCTGCTCACCGGCCTGCGCCCGGGTACGCGCGTCGTCGGTTTGTGCGCCGCCGCCTTCGCCCTCGCGGCGGCGGGTCTGCTCGACGGCCGCCCGGCCACCACGCACTGGCGGGAAGCTGAGGACTTCCGCCTCTCCTTCCCCGATGTTCGGCTCGACCGCGACGTGCTCTTCGTCGACGACGGCGACGTGCTCACCTCCGCCGGAGTCGCCGCCGGCATTGACCTGTGCCTCCACCTCATACGCCGAGATCACGGCGCGTCCGTCGCCAACGACGTGGCCCGCGCCTGCGTCGTGCCGCCCTGGCGCGAGGGTGGCCAGGCCCAGTACGTGCGGGCACTTGTCCCCACCGATGACGGCGCCTCCACCGCCGCCGCACGTGAGTGGGCCCTCACTCAGCTCCACCGGCCCCTGACACTCGGCGAACTCGCCCGGCATGCCGGCATGAGCGTGCGCACCTTCAACCGACGGTTCCGCATGGAGACCGGCACGACACCCGGGCAATGGATCACCCTGCAACGCGTCGACCGCGCCCGCGCCCTGCTGGAGACCACCACCCTGACCATCGAGCACATCGCGGCGACCACCGGCTTCGGATCTGCCCGGTCCCTGCGCGAACACCTCGCACACATCCTGGGCGTATCTCCCTCCGCCTACCGCCGGACGTTCGCCAGCCGGGCACCCGCCGACCGCGGCCTCCCCGGGCGCCCGCCCAGCCGGGGAGTTTGGTGA
- a CDS encoding GntR family transcriptional regulator — translation MGSALPKAALPKAARRGLADEAADLVREAILAGLFPPGAPLREVELATHLGISRGSVRQGLAELEHEGLIRTGWHRATTVIEVRTEDVEEVYALRAALDRLAATTARRSAGTADFAELDRLVDAMDTECRATADSRRLVALDIAFHDQIYAAAGNGRLTTAWHAIRSQIHLFQLRRVESGYDHYRARVVDEHRELAALLRDGDVRTLARKAEEHVDSARRSLLAGLPNASPTSP, via the coding sequence ATGGGGTCCGCTCTGCCGAAAGCCGCTCTGCCGAAAGCCGCCCGCCGAGGGCTCGCCGACGAGGCAGCCGACCTGGTCCGCGAGGCGATCCTCGCCGGCCTTTTCCCGCCTGGAGCGCCGCTGCGGGAGGTTGAACTCGCAACGCACCTCGGCATCAGCCGCGGCTCGGTCCGTCAGGGCCTCGCCGAGCTGGAACACGAAGGCCTCATCCGCACAGGCTGGCACCGGGCGACCACCGTCATCGAGGTGCGAACTGAGGACGTCGAGGAGGTCTACGCCCTGCGCGCCGCGCTCGACCGCCTCGCTGCGACGACCGCGCGGCGGTCGGCGGGCACCGCCGACTTCGCCGAGCTCGACCGCCTCGTCGACGCGATGGACACTGAATGCCGTGCCACCGCCGACAGCCGTCGTCTGGTGGCACTGGACATCGCGTTTCACGACCAGATCTATGCCGCCGCCGGCAACGGGCGCCTCACTACGGCGTGGCACGCCATCCGATCTCAGATCCATCTGTTCCAGCTGCGCCGGGTCGAGTCCGGCTATGACCACTACCGTGCCCGGGTCGTCGACGAACATCGGGAACTGGCAGCCCTTTTGCGCGATGGCGACGTACGGACCCTGGCACGAAAAGCTGAGGAGCACGTCGACTCCGCTCGCCGCTCGCTGCTGGCGGGTCTGCCGAACGCGTCGCCTACATCGCCGTGA
- a CDS encoding IS5 family transposase: MSDGEWAVVREAMPVPGWLEGRGGQPESYRHRQMVDAVRYLVAGGITWRAMPADFPAWDRVYAFFRRWRDKGLTAEFHDRLRGRVRQVAGRDAEPTAGIIDAQSVKAAASVPATTRGFDGGKKANGRKRHIVVDTLGLLLAVMVTAASVTDRDAGQTLLVRLRERHWHITRVWADGGCTGRLADFARGVLRMALTVVRRGDGTSGLTVLPKRWLVEGTFAWLMHSRRLARDYETRTGTSEAVVRWSMSMVMSRRLARRAR, translated from the coding sequence ATGAGCGACGGGGAGTGGGCGGTCGTACGCGAGGCGATGCCGGTTCCCGGCTGGCTCGAGGGCCGCGGCGGGCAGCCGGAGAGCTATCGCCACCGGCAGATGGTCGACGCGGTGCGCTACCTGGTCGCGGGCGGCATTACCTGGCGGGCGATGCCGGCGGACTTCCCCGCGTGGGACCGCGTCTACGCCTTCTTCCGGCGCTGGCGGGACAAGGGCCTGACCGCCGAGTTCCACGACCGGCTGCGTGGCCGGGTCCGCCAGGTCGCGGGCCGGGATGCGGAGCCGACGGCCGGCATCATCGATGCGCAGTCGGTGAAGGCAGCCGCGTCGGTGCCTGCCACGACCAGGGGCTTCGACGGCGGGAAGAAAGCCAACGGCCGCAAGCGGCACATCGTGGTGGACACCCTCGGACTGCTGCTGGCCGTGATGGTGACCGCGGCCTCGGTCACCGACCGGGACGCGGGGCAGACCCTGCTGGTCCGGCTGCGCGAGCGGCACTGGCACATCACGCGGGTGTGGGCCGACGGCGGCTGCACCGGGCGCCTGGCCGACTTCGCCCGCGGTGTCCTGCGCATGGCGCTGACCGTGGTCAGACGCGGCGACGGCACCAGCGGTCTCACCGTGCTGCCGAAGAGGTGGCTGGTGGAGGGCACGTTCGCGTGGCTGATGCACTCACGCCGGCTGGCCCGCGACTACGAGACGCGCACCGGCACCTCGGAAGCGGTGGTCCGATGGTCGATGAGCATGGTCATGAGCCGCCGCCTCGCCCGACGGGCACGCTGA
- a CDS encoding transposase, with the protein MIDSQSVKADAVVGADSRGFDGGKLINGRKRHVVVDTLGLLLGVMVTAADTGDRTAAHVLLGQVADVHQRLEPVWADGGHTGGLIAYCLATLALVLAIVKRSDDMRGFVVLPKRWIVERFFAHLMRTRHLVRDFERRTASAEAMVYWSIILLMTRRLARPGPGRG; encoded by the coding sequence GTGATCGACTCGCAGTCGGTCAAGGCGGACGCCGTCGTCGGTGCCGACAGCCGCGGTTTCGACGGCGGCAAACTCATCAACGGCCGTAAGCGGCACGTCGTGGTCGACACGCTCGGCCTGCTGCTGGGCGTCATGGTCACCGCCGCGGACACCGGCGACCGCACCGCCGCCCACGTGCTGCTCGGGCAGGTCGCCGACGTGCACCAGCGGCTGGAACCGGTCTGGGCCGACGGCGGCCACACCGGCGGCCTCATCGCCTACTGCCTGGCCACGCTCGCGCTGGTCCTGGCGATCGTGAAACGCAGCGACGACATGCGCGGCTTCGTGGTGCTTCCCAAGCGATGGATCGTCGAGCGGTTCTTCGCCCATCTGATGCGCACCCGCCATCTGGTGCGCGACTTCGAACGCCGCACCGCCAGCGCCGAGGCGATGGTCTACTGGTCGATAATCCTGCTCATGACGCGCCGTCTTGCCCGGCCGGGCCCTGGGCGAGGGTGA
- a CDS encoding transposase: MTDAEWETVRPLLPVPAWLRGRGGQPEAYCHRVMLDAIRYLVDNGIKWRGMPVDFPPWDRVYAFFRRWRDHGLVKGSTTGCAGRAAKRWAATRHRRPV, from the coding sequence ATGACGGACGCGGAATGGGAGACGGTCAGGCCGCTGCTGCCGGTGCCGGCCTGGCTGCGCGGCCGGGGCGGGCAGCCGGAGGCATACTGCCACCGCGTGATGCTGGACGCAATCCGCTACCTCGTGGACAACGGAATCAAATGGCGCGGTATGCCGGTCGACTTTCCGCCGTGGGACCGGGTGTATGCGTTCTTCCGCCGCTGGCGCGACCACGGCCTGGTCAAGGGTTCCACGACCGGCTGCGCGGGCAGGGCCGCGAAACGCTGGGCCGCGACGCGGCACCGACGGCCGGTGTGA